GCCGGCCGCCACATTGGCCCGGACCGCGACCGGCGCGATCTGCACCGCCGCCATGCCGCCTTCGGCTGCGGCTTCCCTTGCCGCCGCCAGGATGGCGCTGCGCCGAGCCGCAAGGCGCTTAACCACTTGATGCGTTCGCCGATAAACCATGGCGCGCTTCCTGTCCCACCACGCCTGCCGCACGCCCGCGGCCGAACGCTTCGTCACTGCAAGAGATGCAAATCGCCCCGCAAGGACTGAACAACTATTCAGGGGGGATGACAAGAAGCAAATGCGTGGGTCGCGCCTGGAATGCTTCCCGCAAGGAACGCACCACCGCTACGCGCCAAGCAAACGGTTCCTGCATTGATTCATGCAACCTTAACTGGCTGGTCATAGTCCTACGGGGATCAACCGGAATCCGGCAATGCGCCCCACCAGCGTACTTTCTCCGTCGCATCCCGTTTTCGAAACAGGGCTGCGACCATCAGACGTGGCGCCTTGATGCTGCAGCGCACGACAACCACTGTCGATTTGCCCGACGCCATGCCCATGCCCGCGGCCCAAGGCCTGCGGCGATCATGGACGATGAACCTGCGCGGGAAAGCGCTTGCGCCCATCGTCGTTGTCATCTGCTCGATGCTGGCAGGCGCGCTCTACACCTTCGCGATGGGCGAGGACGTCAACTGGGATTGGCAGAACTACCACGAATACAATGTCTGGGCCGTGCTCAATGGCCGTTATGGCGTCGATGCGGTCCCGTCGGGCTTTCAAACCTACTTCAATCCGATCGTCTATTTTCCCGTCTATTACCTCCGCCACTATCTGCCGTCGCCGTATGGGCTGATGATCATCGGCGCAATTCACGGCCTCAACCTCGCGCTGATTTGCCTGTTTGCACGCCTGGTCCTGCGCCAGGCCGCGACCTTCGCGGCAATCGCGGCGGCGGTCGCAATCGCGGCCTCGGGTCCGATGACGCTCTCGGAAGTGGGCACGAGCTTTTCCGACGTGTTGCTCGCATTGCCCGTGATCGGCGGCTTCCTTCTGATCCTGGTTGCGGATCGCCAGCCTGCAGTCCGCTATCTGCTGGCCGGGCTCCTGATCGGCGCCGCGGTCGGGCTGAAGCTCACCAATGTCGTTTACGCGATAGGTGCAGCCGCGGCAGTGCTCGCCGCCGCGCGTCCGCTTCGGGCGACTGCCCTGCTTGGATTCGGCGGGATTGTCGGCGCGGCGCTCACCGGCGGCGAATGGTGCCTGATCGCCTGGCGCGACACCGGCAACCCGATCTTCCCGCTGTTCAATGCAGTCTTCCAGTCAAGTGAGGTGGCGACCGTCAATCTGATGGATGCGCAGTTCATGCCCCACAGCGTGTCCGACGCACTGGCCTATCCGTTCTATTGGCTGATCGGCGACCACAGAGGCGCGGAGCATCCGTTCCGCGACGCGCGCTTCGCGGTCGTGGCGGTCCTGCTCGTGCTCGGCCTGCTTGTGCGCATGACGCGCGGCCGCGCGATCCTCACACGACGTGACGTGCAGCTCGTGGTGCTGTTTGCAGTCTCCTACCTGGCGTGGCTCGGCCTGTTCTCGATCCAGCGCTATGCGGTCGTTCTGGAACTGTTGTGCGGCCCGATCATCGTTCTGCTGCTCGCGCGCCTCGCTGCGCGCGCGGGGCCGACATTGCCGACGTCCCCCGTTCCGCTGAACGCACTGATGTTGACGGTCGCAGCCGTGATCGCATTGTGGTCGCAGCCGGCGGACTGGTGGCATCGCTCCTGGTCCAACACCTACCGACCAAAGATCGCCGACGAGCTCGATCAGCCCGCGACCTACTTCATCCTCGGCAAGCCGCTCGCCTATATCGCGCCGCAGCTTCCCTCCCAGTCGCGCTTCTACCTGCTCGCCGATATCGGTGTGCCCATCGTTCCCGGCGGCATCTTTGACCAGCGCATCCGCGCTGGGCTGAAGACCCCGCTGCCCGGCGGTCTCCGCGAATTGCACATGCGCGGCGAGCCGGACCACAGCGCGCTGCTGGATCGCTACGCGCTTGCCATCGATCCCAGCAGGCCCTGTGTCGCCATCGAGGGCGCTCGCCCGGGCACGATCCTCGAAAGCTGCCCGCTCATTGAGCGGACCTCGCGTTAGAACGTGTAGTCACAAAGGCAATGTCGGCTGCCGATGGCCAAGCGGAAAACATCTGCTCGGGTGAGCTTTACCGGCTTTGACCCAAGGCCGACGCTAGGCCGGACATGGACCGGCAGCCGCGGGCAATATGGGCCTCGCTTTATTCTCGTTTGAGCATACTGTCCGCCCATCGACGGCAGACCACAGGCACCGTTGACAGAGAGTTCTTTACGCTCCCGCCGTAACCGAGGGAGCGCAATATGCCGCACAAAGATAACCTACTTCTCGCATCGCTCTCGCCGGGCGATCTGGCTGCCCTTCAACCCTCCCTAAAGCTCGTGGATCTCGAACAGGAGCAGGTGTTGTTCGAGGCGGGCGATAGCATCGACGCGACCTATTTTCCGACTAGCGCGGTCATTTCTATCGTGGTCACGCTATCGAGCGGCCAAGTCGTGGAGGCCGCGATGGTTGGCCGAGACGGCGTAATTGGCGCATCGGCGGCGCTCGATGGCCGGAAGTCGCTAAGCCGGGCTGTGATCCAGCTGAGCGGTAGGGCAATGGTTTGCAGCTTGGCGGAGCTCAGGGGGGCGGCCATGCAGAGCCAACCGCTTCTTTCACTGCTGATCAGACACGAGCAAACCCTTTACGCTCAGGCGCAGCAATCCGCCGCCTGCATGGCGGCGCATCATGTGAACGCCCGCCTGTGCCGCTGGCTGCTCAGATCGAGAGACCTATCGCAAAGCGATACGCTCTTATTCACGCAAGAGTTCTTAGCGGAGATGCTAGGTGTCAGTCGAACAAGCGTGACGGTCGTGGCGCACACGCTTCAGCAGGCCGGGATCATCAAATACACCAGAGGCAAGATCCGGATAACCAACCTTCAGGCCCTGCAGGATGCGGCCTGCGAATGCTACGAAACCGTGAAGTCGCAATACCAGGGCTTGCTCGGAGGAGATGATAGCGTGGGCGGAACTCGCATTCCGCCGTCGGCCATCTAACCGCGCAGTGCATCTGGAAAGCACGACTTTCTCATTTCGGTGGTTGAAGTCCTGGCGATGACAGCCACGCGTTTATGTATCTGGCTATATCCAAGCGGCTAGCCCTGCGTAGGAGCGCGTCGCGCTCCGGACCTGACGGCGGCCGTCCCGCGCGGTCCTCTAGGTCTTTAGCTGCCTCGGATACTCGCTCATTAAAAGCGGGGCGGCTTGCCCGCTCTTCATTCGAGAGCCGCTTTCGGGTCATCGCCACGTCACGCCTGCCCAGCCTGACAGCCTTTTCGTCAGTTCCTGGGCAAAACTACATTCGGGCATGTTAATGTTTCAATCCGAAACGAGGAATCAGGAGGGAACGACGCAAAAATCCGGCAATGTCAGGAACACGACATAGCAACGCGCGTTGTGTTCACTTGATCTTCGCGAGCCGATCTCAAGGGCCTCCCTCACGTATCGAATGTTATTATTCGGGCAGAGGGGACTGATCAGAAACCCACAATGTAAGTACCCTCGGAGGCTATCATGGATGGCTCTCGAAGCGAACGCGCACGCGCGCGTGCACGACACCTTTTGGCACAAATCGCACCCTCACCGGATGACTCTGAGGTCCAGCGCTTGCGCGAATTATCGATGGATTACATTCGCGAGGCCGAAAGACTCGAGATGGAACGTGTCACCCCGCGAGAGCCCAGCGAACAAATCTCTGAAGCTTTGGATGCGATAGCCCGCGACTATTTTGCTCGTGCTGTTCGAAATATGTCAAAAGAGTAATCCATCCACACACGCCCAATGCCGCGGCCAAAAAATTGATTTGCGGGTCTCGGCGCTGTGGTCATCTTGGTACTTTCCGACGCCGAAATCGGCGATCGGAATGAGTTCGTTTTGTTACGCCGCGTGAGTCTGCTTTTGTGCCCGTTGCGGCGGTTGAGTGATGTCCGCTATTCCGCCGCTGTCGAGGGTGAAGCAGACATCGATGCGCGGAGGGCGAGCGTTTACGGGTACACGCCCTAGCGTCTCGCGCCAGACCCCGATCAGAGCTTGGTCGAGCTTCTCAATTCGGTTGCGTGGCCGCAAGCTGCATCGATGCAGCCTCGGCGGCCCGCCAGGCTGCGCAGCGGCCGAGGATCAGTCCGAAGACGATGAGGATCGCCGGGAAGCCCACCGGCTGCCCGAGAAACAGGAAGGCCGCAAGCAGCGCGAAGACGAGCGCCAGGGACATCACCTGATGGCGCGCGAAACCTTCATCGAGTCCGGCGCGGATGAGAAAGGCCACCGCGATACCCAGCACAACCAGATCATACATGAAGAGATAAGGCGTCGTGAGCAGCGTTGCCGCCGCGAGCATCGCCGCCTTCAGGGCGTAGGGCAGCCTGCTCCGCCACATCACGACCAGCACGGCGGCAACCGCCGCCGTCAACACCCACTGGAAGATCCATCCGAGCTGCTCGGTGCCGCCGACATAGCGCACCAGCGCGAAGATGCTCTGCATCTTGAACCAGGGTGCGCGGCCTTCGGTCAGGAAGGCCTGCGAGAACATCGGAATCCAGTGGAAGAAGGCCTGCCAGCTTTCGGTCCCGAATGCGAGCCAGGATGCCCCTGCAATCGTCACGGTGACGATTGCGGCGGTGAAAAGCACCGTCCATTCGGCGGCGGCGAGCAGCACCAGCGGAAACAGCAGTCCATATTGGGGTTTGTAGCTCAGAAGGCCGAGACAGAGTCCGGCCAGCACCGGCCGCGTCGGCAGCAGATAAAGCATGCCGCCGATCAGAGACGCCGTCAGGAAACCGTTCTGCCCGACCAGGATATTGAGGAAGGCGGCGGGAAATCCAATCGCAATCACCAGGCCCGCATTGCGCCCAATGATCGCGCGCATCACGGCGAGATAGGGGACCATGCTGAACGCGGCCCAGCCGATGAAAGCCACCGCATAGGGAAACTGCGCAAGGAAAGACGCGACGAACAGGAAGGGCGGCGGATAGTGCCAGGCGAAATGGCCGACGAAATCCTGTTTGAGCAGCGCAAGCTCGACCTGCTTCTGAATGTCCCAATCCCAGGCCTGTGCGGGATGGCCCTCGAGCGCCAGCTTTCCGGCCGCCCAGACATTGACGAAATCCGTCGGGATCCCGCGTCCGTCCGCATCGAAGATCCATGCATGCGCCAGATAGGCCGCCGGAAAATACGCCAGCGTGACGATCGCCAGCACGAAGGAGATGTTGAGGAGCGTCGCTGGGAGTGCGCCGTGTCGACCAACAGCAGGCGGGGCGGACGAGGCTTCGGCCATACGGCTTCCTTTGATGCAACACGGTGACGCAGATGCCTTCAAGCCATACACCCGAGGGACTTGAAGGAGGCTTAAGCCTGATCGTCGAATGCCCCGCGCCGATGCTCCGGGCAACGCAAAAGAGCCCCGTCAATGACGGGGCTCTTCGCTATTCCGGCGATCGTCGAGCTTACTTGAGGCTGGTCGAGATCGAGGCGAACTTGCCATTCAGCTGGGTGCCGAGCTGGTTGACGACGGCGATGATCGCCAGCGCGATGCCGGCGGCAATCAGGCCGTATTCGATGGCGGTGGCGCCGGATTCGTCCTTCACGAAACGCGAAACGAGGTTCTTCATAGACTGCTCCAAAGGATACACGTGGCTTCAACTGGTCCGGTCTTTTCGGCTTCCCAGCGCCGCCCGACCATGGAACCCAACGTAAGGGCAAAGACTTGCGCCGCAGTTAATTCGACTGCGTAAATCCGGAACCGTTTGTATGTATTCGCCGATGGTAAACCGAAATCTAAAACAACCGGTTAAATTGCCGGGACACGAGGCAAGGTAGCGCCGCCGATTTACGGGAAGTTATGACCGCCATGGTCAAATGCCGGCCGCTCGACCAACAGGACCAAGAACAAGACGAGGCGGCATGTCCCTATCCCTCACCAACAGCATTACGGTGCAGAGCCGCGCGCGAGCGTTGGTGCCGCTGTGTGTCGGCGCGGGCGCCTATCTCTTCTTCCTCTATATCGGCGACACGTTGCTTCAGGACTCCGATTCGTTCTGGCAGATCAAGATCGGTCAGTGGATCCTCGATCACCACGCCCTGCCCACCACCGACTTCTATTCCTTCACGCGCCCCGGCGAGCCCTGGATCTCGACGTCCTGGCTGTCGCAAATCCTGTTCGCGGTCTCTTACGCGCAATGGGACTGGGCCGGGCCGGTAGTCCTCACCGCGCTGGCGATTGCGGCGTCGGCTGCCGTTTTGGTTTACCTGCTCGATGCGCATCTCGAAATTCCGCGCTCGGTGCTGTTCGCGATGCTGGCCGTGCTGTTGTCGCTGCACCACATCCTGGCGCGGCCGCACATCCTGGCGCTGCCGGTGATGATCGCATGGGTCGGCATTCTCATGAATGCGGCCGACCGCAAGGTCACGCCATCCTGGGTCTGGCTGCC
This portion of the Bradyrhizobium diazoefficiens genome encodes:
- a CDS encoding glycosyltransferase family 87 protein; this encodes MAEASSAPPAVGRHGALPATLLNISFVLAIVTLAYFPAAYLAHAWIFDADGRGIPTDFVNVWAAGKLALEGHPAQAWDWDIQKQVELALLKQDFVGHFAWHYPPPFLFVASFLAQFPYAVAFIGWAAFSMVPYLAVMRAIIGRNAGLVIAIGFPAAFLNILVGQNGFLTASLIGGMLYLLPTRPVLAGLCLGLLSYKPQYGLLFPLVLLAAAEWTVLFTAAIVTVTIAGASWLAFGTESWQAFFHWIPMFSQAFLTEGRAPWFKMQSIFALVRYVGGTEQLGWIFQWVLTAAVAAVLVVMWRSRLPYALKAAMLAAATLLTTPYLFMYDLVVLGIAVAFLIRAGLDEGFARHQVMSLALVFALLAAFLFLGQPVGFPAILIVFGLILGRCAAWRAAEAASMQLAATQPN
- a CDS encoding Crp/Fnr family transcriptional regulator, giving the protein MPHKDNLLLASLSPGDLAALQPSLKLVDLEQEQVLFEAGDSIDATYFPTSAVISIVVTLSSGQVVEAAMVGRDGVIGASAALDGRKSLSRAVIQLSGRAMVCSLAELRGAAMQSQPLLSLLIRHEQTLYAQAQQSAACMAAHHVNARLCRWLLRSRDLSQSDTLLFTQEFLAEMLGVSRTSVTVVAHTLQQAGIIKYTRGKIRITNLQALQDAACECYETVKSQYQGLLGGDDSVGGTRIPPSAI
- a CDS encoding Flp family type IVb pilin; the protein is MKNLVSRFVKDESGATAIEYGLIAAGIALAIIAVVNQLGTQLNGKFASISTSLK
- a CDS encoding glycosyltransferase 87 family protein translates to MNLRGKALAPIVVVICSMLAGALYTFAMGEDVNWDWQNYHEYNVWAVLNGRYGVDAVPSGFQTYFNPIVYFPVYYLRHYLPSPYGLMIIGAIHGLNLALICLFARLVLRQAATFAAIAAAVAIAASGPMTLSEVGTSFSDVLLALPVIGGFLLILVADRQPAVRYLLAGLLIGAAVGLKLTNVVYAIGAAAAVLAAARPLRATALLGFGGIVGAALTGGEWCLIAWRDTGNPIFPLFNAVFQSSEVATVNLMDAQFMPHSVSDALAYPFYWLIGDHRGAEHPFRDARFAVVAVLLVLGLLVRMTRGRAILTRRDVQLVVLFAVSYLAWLGLFSIQRYAVVLELLCGPIIVLLLARLAARAGPTLPTSPVPLNALMLTVAAVIALWSQPADWWHRSWSNTYRPKIADELDQPATYFILGKPLAYIAPQLPSQSRFYLLADIGVPIVPGGIFDQRIRAGLKTPLPGGLRELHMRGEPDHSALLDRYALAIDPSRPCVAIEGARPGTILESCPLIERTSR